CAAATGAAAGAATAGCCAATAGTATGCTATATAATAAAGATTTATAGTTCATGATGCTTTAATTACTTCTCAATTTGTCTGTTATAGTTTCATTTTTCATCCTCGTCCGTAATTTACTATTGCTCCATTTCTTCCAGTAGGCTTTTAAAAGGTTGCTGTTATTTTGGAAGATTGTTTATTATATATATATCGTTTTCTATTTTAATTTTTGTCTGCTTACAGCGTATATAACGCCTAACTTGTATATATGTATGATAGTATCATACAAAGCCACCTAAATTTGGGTAGATATATATGACAGACGTCATACTTTATTTCAACTCAAATATATAAATAATTCTTTACAAATCATCAAACGGACTCTTTATTTGTTGAATACTTTTCGTACTTACGTGAGTGTAAATTTCGGTAGTTTTGCTACTGCTATGTCCTAATAATTCTTGTATATATCGCAAATCGGTTCCGTTTTCTAGTAAATGTGTAGCATAACTGTGGCGTAACCAATGTAGAGTTACAGGTTTTGTGTTTCCAACTTTTTGAAGAGCTTGTTTTAAAACACTTTGTAAACTTTGTTCTGAATAGTGTTCTCCTATATTTTGCCCTTCAAAGAGCCAAGTTTTAGGTTTGCTTATTACGTAATATTCTCGAAGCATTTCTAATATTTTTGGAGACAAAGGAGCAATTCTATCTTTTTTTCCTTTGGCTTGTCGAATAATTACGATTCCTCTTTTTGAATCAATATCAGCTGGTTTTAAATTTAAAAGCTCGCTTCGGCGCAAACCACAACTATAAATTAAGGATAACATTGTTTTGTGTTTGATGTTGCTATGAGCATTTAAAATTAATTTTATTTCCTCTTTACTCAAAACGTTGGGCAATAGTTTAGCTCGTTTGGGACGGTGTATTTTATCTACCATCATCTTAGTTTCCTGAATGGTTTGAAAAAATAGTTTAATTGCATTTACAATTTGGTTCTGATACGAAGCCGAAAGATTGTTTTTCAAAATGTACTCGTTGTTGTAAACAATCACATCTTCATTGGTGATTTCGGCAATGGGTTTTTCTCTATAGAAAACCAGGAAGGATTTCAAGGCTTCAGTATAGGTAGTTATTGTGCTTTCGCTATACCGTTTGGAACGCAGCCATTGCTTGAATTTCTTAATTTGTTCAATGCCTTCTGCCGATGGAATAATATGTGATAAAGGTGGGATTTTAAACCGAATCCGATTTTGTTCTGTATCTGGAATGTGCCAAGCTGCTAGGGATTGACTCCAGCGTGCGCCTTCAATTTGTTTGATTCGGGTAATTAATTCGGTATTTTTTTCGAAATAAACGGCAATTCGTTTTTCTTTTTTGTGGCTGATGGTTTTGGCTTTCCAGTACATAGGTTTATGTTGAAGGAACTAAAGGTATTGTTTTTTTGTAAAACAGTGTTTTGTTGCTTTGGTTATTTTGCAAACGGTTTCCCTATCCCTGATGGATCAATTGCTCTCGCAATTGCCTCTATTGGCGGGGTTCGCCACTAGAGATAGAGTGTACAGCAGGATTAGCTTCAAGATTGTTAGATTATCCTTGCTTGTAATGACAATTAAAATGTCAGTTTGTCAGCTAATTTTACGACAATTTTAACAAATACTGACAATTTATGGACTGCCATTGCATTGGCACAAAGATTGACTATTGCAACTCGAGCCGTTAAAATAAGTATACAATAAAATTAAATATATTAAAAATGGGTAAAATAATCGGAATTGATTTAGGTACGACCAACTCTTGTGTTTCTGTAATGGAAGGTAATGAAGCAGTTGTTATTCCTAATGCAGAAGGAAAAAGAACAACGCCATCTATCATCGCTTTTGTTGAAGGTGGAGAAATTAAAGTGGGAGATCCTGCTAAAAGACAAGCAGTAACAAATCCTACCAAAACGATTGCTTCTATTAAACGTTTTATGGGTCATTCTTTTGCTGAAATCACTGAAGAAGCAAAAAGAGTACCTTATTCAGTAGTAAAAGGGGACAACAATACACCACGTGTGGATATTGATGGTCGTTTATATACTGCACAAGAATTGTCAGCTATGACGCTTCAAAAAATGAAAAAAACAGCGGAAGACTATTTAGGTCAAACTGTTACTGAAGCGGTTATTACTGTTCCTGCTTACTTTAACGATGCACAACGTCAAGCTACTAAAGAAGCTGGTGAAATTGCAGGTCTTAAAGTAATGCGTATTATCAACGAACCTACAGCTGCTGCTTTAGCTTACGGTTTAGATAAAAAAGGTAAAGATCAAAAAATCGCTGTTTACGATTTAGGTGGTGGTACTTTTGATATCTCTGTTCTTGAATTAGGTGACGGAGTTTTTGAAGTATTGTCTACTAATGGTGATACGCACTTAGGTGGTGATGATTTTGACCAAACTATTATTGACTGGTTAGCTGACGAATTCAAAACGGAAGAAGGTATTGATTTACGTTTGGACCCAATGTCATTACAACGTATTAAAGAAGCTGCAGAGAAAGCTAAAATTGAATTGTCATCTTCTGCTGAAACTGAAATCAACTTACCTTACGTAACTGCTACAGCTTCAGGACCAAAACACTTAGTTAAAAAATTAACTAGAGCTAAATTTGAACAATTATCTGATTCATTAGTAAAACGTTCAATGGCACCAGTTGCTAAAGCGCTTAAAGATGCAGGTTTATCTACATCTGATATTGACGAAGTTATCCTTGTAGGAGGTTCTACTCGTATGCCAAGAATTGCTGACGAAGTTGAAAAATTCTTTGGTAAAAAAGCGTCTAAAGGAGTTAACCCTGATGAGGTTGTTGCTATTGGAGCAGCTATTCAAGGTGGAGTTTTATCTGGAGATGTAAAAGATGTATTGTTACTTGACGTTACACCATTATCTTTAGGTATCGAAACTATGGGTGGAGTTATGACTACATTAATTGAGTCTAACACAACTATCCCAACAAAAAAATCGCAAGTATTCTCTACTGCTGCTGATTCTCAACCATCTGTTGAAATCCACGTATTGCAAGGAGCTAGAGCAATGGCTGCAGATAATAAAACTATCGGTCGTTTCCATTTAGATGGTATTCCACCAGCACCAAGAGGTGTTCCACAAATTGAAGTAACTTTTGATATTGATGCTAATGGTATCATCAAAGTTTCTGCAACGGATAAAGGAACTGGTAAATCTCATGATATTCGTATCGAAGCTTCTTCTGGATTAACAGCTGAAGAAATCGAAAGAATGAAAAAAGATGCAGAAGCAAATGCTGATTCTGATAAAATTGCAAGAGAAAGAGCTGAAAAATTGAACGAAGCTGACGGAATGATCTTCCAAACTGAGTCTCAATTGAAAGAACTTGGAAGCAAATTATCTGATGAAAACAAAGTTGCTGTTGAATATGCATTGACTGAATTGAGAATGGCACACCAATCTCAAGATATTCCTGCAATTCAAACTGCTCTTGACAACATTAACGCAGCTTGGAAAAAAGCTACTGAAGCAATGTATGCTCAAGGAGAACAAGGTCAAGCTGACGCACAACCACAAGGTGATGCTGCTCAAGGAGACAATGTTGAAGATGTTGAGTTTGAAGAAGTAAAATAATTTTTACTACATCATAAAGTAAAAAACCGAGCTAGTAATAGCTCGGTTTTTTTTATTTCTAAAAACAGCTATTTTATCTGCTAAACATGATTTATCTCATAAAAGAGCTTATTATTTCTGCCTATTTTTGCGGTATTGTAAGTAATAAAGCAAAGCGGTAATTTTTATTTTTCGAGAAATCAAAAGCAACTAAGAACAGTTTTTTTGAAAAAGATTTTCGTAATATTACTACATAAATCAATCGGAATGAGAAAAATTAAATACAGAAAAGGAAGAAAACTGCAACCTTATAGTTTAGAATATACAGGGATTCATAAGGACAAAGAGTCAGAAATGCAGCTGTTTGTGTATGATAGTTTTGAGGTCACAGAATATGAGGATTTTAAGGTTTTTGATTTAGATAAATTAGTAATTCCTCAAAAAACAAATTGGCTGAACATTCATGGATTGAACAATCTTGCTTTAATACAGGCTATTGGCGGACATTTTGATATTGATAATTTCATGCTAGCCGATATTTTGAATACAACCAGAAGAACCAAATTAGAAGAATCGCATGACAGTTTGTTCTTTAATATCAAATCACTTTTGCCAACCGAGCATTCGGATAATATCAGTGTGGAACAAATTAGTTTTTTGATGAAAGACGGTGTTTTAATCTCTTTTCAAGAAAAACGTTCTGATTTTTTCACACACATCAGGGAACGTATCCGAACGCATTCAGGGATTGTGAGATCTAAAAAAGCAGATTATTTGCTGTACATCCTTTTGGATGCAATTATGGAAAATTTTTACATCACCATAGAAAACGAGGAAGACAAAGTGGAGGAGTTAATCAACCTTTCCAAGCGAAGTACAGATCCTATAATTTTAGAAAAAATTGAAAAACATAGGGATAATTTTAATTTTTTGAAACGTTCTATAATTCCTCTTAGGGATTCTTTGTACGATATAAAAAGTATCAAAGATGATAATGTGTTTAATATAATGGAAGCGGATAATTTTAGTTTTTTTGCTCGTTTACACCAAAAAAGTTTGGAGCTATTAGAACAAATAGATTCGGATATGGGTTCGTTAGAAAGTGCATCTAATTTCTTTTTTTCGGCACAAACACATAAGATGAATGAAATCATGAAAACCTTGACTATCGTTTCGGCACTATTTATTCCGCTTACATTTATTGTAGGGGTTTATGGGATGAATTTTGAAAACATGCCGGAACTCAAATATCAAAATGGCTATTATGCGATAGTAGCAATTATGGTATTAATCAGTATAGGAATGGTTGTTTATTTTAAAAAACGACGTTGGTTTTAATTTTTAGAAAAAAGAATAAATAGTAAAGAATAATTAAATAAATCAAACATGAATAAGGCCATTTACATAGCTACAAGTGAGCAAAACTGTGGTAAATCCATTATTAGTTTGGGATTGATGAGTTTGTTGATTGGTAAAACCGCCAAAGTAGGGTATTTTAGACCTATTATCGAAGATTTTGAAGAAGGCGGACTAGACAATCATATTGAGACAATTCTTTCTCATTTTGGCTTGGATATCGAATTTGAAGAGGCATACGCTATAACCAAAAGTAAGTTAATCAAGAAAAAGAATAAAGGGAAAATCGGGGAAGTAATTGATTTGATTATTGAAAAATACAAACGATTAGAAGAACGATTCGATTTTGTTTTGGTTGAAGGAACTAGCTTCATGGGTGAAGGAACTGCAATCGAGTTAGATATCAATGTTTTGATTGCAAAAAATTTAGGAATTCCAACCATCATCGTAGGGTCAGGAGTAGGTAAAACTTTAGAGGAATTAATAGATAGCTTGTACCTTGTTTACGATTCTTTCAAAATGAAAGAGGTCGAAGTATTAGCCGTTATTGCTAATAAAGTAAGACCTGAAAATGTTGATTTGGTTACTGAAGGCCTACAAAAAAACCTTCCAAAAGGAGTTTTGATAAATTCAATCCCGGTTATATCTAGCCTAAACAATCCTACTGTTCAGGAAATTGTAAATGAATTAAATGCCAATGTTTTATTTGGCTCGGCCTATTTAAATAATCAAACTAGCAATTTTAGCGTTGGTGCGATGCAATTGTGTAATTATTTAGTACATCTGAAAGAAAGTAGCTTAGTGATAACTCCTGGTGATAGAGCCGATATTATTTTAGGCGCTTTGCAAGCGAATGAATCAGTGAACTATCCTAGTATTGCGGGAATTATTTTGACAGGTAATATTCTGCCTGAAAAGAGTATTTTGAAGCTGATAGAAGGACTTTCTCCTATTGTGCCTATTATTGCTGTTGAAGAAGGAACGTATTATATTACCAATAAAATAGGATCTATCAAATCTAAAATTTATGCTAATAACAAACAAAAAATCGCAACTTCTATAAATACGTTCGAAAAGTATGTGGATTTAGATACGCTTGCGCAAAAACTAATTACGTTTGAAGCAGAAGGAATGACACCAAAAATGTTTCAGTATAACTTAGTAAAAAGAGCTAAAAAACACCGCAAACATATTGTGCTTCCAGAAGGAAATGATGAACGAATTATTATTGCAGCTTCGCGATTATTAGCAATGGATGTGGTTGATATTTCAATTATTGGAAACAAAAAACAAATTGAAAATAAAGTCGCTGAGCTGGGATTAGATTTCGATTTCTCAAAAGTAGATATTATCAATCCAATTGAATCTAAATGCTACGATGATTATGTAAATACCTACTACGAATTGCGAAAAGCTAAAAATGTTTCTATGGCTATGGCCAAAGATTTAATGGAAGATGTTTCGTATTTTGGAACGATGATGGTGTATAAAGGGCATGCTGACGGAATGGTTTCGGGAGCGGCTCATACTACACAACATACTATTTTGCCCGCATTGCAATTCATTAAAACAAAACCAAATTGCTCCGTTGTTTCGTCTATCTTTTTTATGTGTTTAGAAGATCGTGTTTCTATTTTTGGAGATTGTGCAATCAATCCGAATCCAACGGCAGAACAATTAGCAGAAATTGCGATTTCATCCGCTGATTCTAGTTTAGCTTTTGGAATTGAACCAAAAGTAGCCATGCTTTCCTATTCATCAGGTTCATCAGGAAAAGGGGATGAGGTTGATAAAGTTAGATTAGCTACCGAAATTGTAAGACAAAAACGCCCTGATTTAAAAATAGAAGGCCCTATTCAATATGATGCAGCTGTAGATTTAGAGGTAGGACAAAGCAAAATGCCAAATTCTGAGGTAGCGGGTCACGCCAGTGTATTGATTTTCCCTGATTTAAATACAGGAAACAATACTTATAAAGCAGTACAAAGGGAAACTGGCGCTTTAGCAATTGGACCAATGTTGCAAGGATTAAATAAACCAGTAAATGATTTGAGTCGTGGTTGTACCGTTGATGATATTATAAATACAGTTGTAATTACTGCCATTCAAGCGCAAGGATTGTAACTTTTAATTTAAAGATTGAACTATTAATGATTTAAAAATTAATCTTTTAATAGTTCATTTTTTTAATCTTTTAATAAAATTTAAATGAAAATAGTAATAATAAATTCAGGGAGTTCTTCTATAAAATACCAATTAATCGATATGCCTTCAAGTGCGGTTATTTGTAGCGGAATGATTGATAGAATTGGTTTAGAATCTTCTAATTTAAGTTATGTAACCGATGCTGTAAAAGTAGAGGAGAACTTGCCTATAGCGAATCATAAAATAGGATTGGAGAAAATTGCTCAGCTATTGATGGATGATAAAGTTGGAGTGATAAAAAGTACTTCAGAAATTGAAGCTGTTGGACATAGAGTAGTGCATGGAGGAAGTAGTTTTTCTAATACGGTTATCATTAATGATGAGGTTAATGAAAAAATAAAACAACTTTTTGACTTAGCGCCTTTGCATAATCCTGCTAATTTAGAAGGAATAATTGTGGCATCAGCAATTTTTGATACGGCTAAACAAGTAGCTGTTTTTGATACTGCTTTTCATCAAACAATTCCTGTTGTAGCTCATAAATACGCATTGCCTAATTATCTTTTGACTGAAAATAAAATTCGTGTATATGGTTTTCATGGAACAAGTCATAAATATGTTTCAGAAAAAGCGATTCACTATTTGAAAGAAAAAACAACCGCTAAAGCTTCAAAAATAATCACCATACATTTAGGAAATGGATGCAGTATGACTGCTATAAAAGACGGTAAAAGTATTGACCATACGTTGGGATTTGGCCCTATGAACGGATTGATTATGGGAACCCGAAGCGGAGATGTGGACCAATCGGTGATATTCTATTTAGTTAATACCTTAGGATATTCTATTGATGCAGTGAGTACAATGTTGAATAAACAAAGCGGAATGCTTGGACTTACGGGCTACAGTGATTTGAGAGATATTGAAGCTAATGCTGCACAAGGAAATGCCGAATGTCAGTTAGCATTAGATATGAATGCGTATCGAATCAAGAAATTTATCGGCTCCTATTCAGCAGTTCTAAATGGACTTGATGCTATTGTTTTTACTGCTGGTATCGGTGAAAATTCTTCTTATATCAGAAAATTGGTTTGTACTGATATGGATTATTTTGGACTTGACTTAGACGATGCTAAAAATGAAGTTCGTTCAAAAGAAATTAGAGAAATTAATACTTCAGATTCAAAAACAAAAATATTGGTTATTCCTACCAATGAAGAAATAGAAATTGCAAACCAAGTATATGATTTGTTATTGAGTTAAAAGAAAATTTTATATTGAAAGAAAGCTTCTGTATTCAGAGGCTTTTTTTATACTTTTTATTGAATAAATGTATTTATATTTGAGCATAAATCTTCGCGTTTTGAAAACTAAATTACTACACATACTTTTTTTTATTTTAACAACTGTTCAACTATCTGCCCAAGAGTTGCTTCCTTTTGTTGAGAACTACAGTAAATCAGATTATCAAGGGGACAACCAAATTTGGAGTGTAACACAAGGCAATGATAATGCGATGTATTTTGCTAATAATTATTATTTGTTACGCTACGATGGCGTAAAATGGGAGAAAAATACCTTACCAAACAAAACCATTATCCGGTCTATAATGGTAGATGGCGACAAGATTTATTCGGGCTCTTACAAGGAATTTGGTTACTGGACTAGAAAAGATGGAAAGATGAGTTATGTTTCCATTTCTAAAGGGAAGAAGATTTTTGATGAAAATAACAATGAGGAAATCTGGAAAATATTCAAATTCCAAAACAAAATTTACTTTCAATCGTTTAACAGCCTTTTTCTTTTTGACGGAAAAACAATTAAAGAAAAAAAGTTTCCTTTTCTAGCTTCTTATTGCTTTGTTGTTGACGATCAACTTTTGATTGCTTCCGTTGAAAAAGGAGTTTATAAAATAAATCATGGTCAAATCGAAAAAATAAATGGCTGGGACGTACTAGAAAACAATGTGATTCATTCCATTCAAAAATACCAAAATAGAACCTATTTTTTTACTAAAAAAAATGGAGTTTATATATATGAAAATGGAGTAATGAGTTCCTGGAAAAATCCTTTGAACGATATTTTAAAGGCGGCAAATATAAATATTGCTCAGTTTATAAGGAACAATAAACTAATAATTGGAACCGCTAATAAAGGAGTTTATGTTTATGATTTGAACACAAATTCTTATAAAAACATCAATCGAAATAATGTATTGATGAACAACTCTATTTTGAGTATTGGTCAAGATAAGGAAAATGATTTATGGTTAGGATTGGACAATGGGATTGCGCATATTGAAGTTAATTCACCGATTTCTATTTTTTATGATAGCTCAGGAATTTTAGGCTCCGTATATTCTGTAGCAAGTACGCCAAAAGGGTATTTAATGGCATCCAATCATGGCGTTTTTAAATATGAAAACAAACAACTTTCCTTAGTTTCAAATTCACAAGGGCAGGCCTGGAATATTAACAAAATAAATAGTAAATATATTATTGGTCATAATGAAGGAACCTTTATTTATGAAGATGGGTTGTTCTATAAATTGAGTACTGTAAATGGGGGCTGGAATATGATAAAAAGTAGCATCAATAGCTCTTATTTACAAGCAACTTACAGTGGTGTTATTATTTATAATGATGTGACTAATTTAACCAAACATATTGTTGTTAAAGGACTTTTGAAACCTATAAAATATTTAGCTCAAAACAGAAAAAATGAAATATGGGCAGCTGATAATAACAGAGGCTTGTATCGAATTTTATATAATGACGCCTATGAAACTACCAAAGTTGAAAATGTTAGTCAACGCAGTAATATAAAAAATGATTTTGGGGTAAAAATATTTGAATTCCGAAATGAAATTCTTTTTTTGATTCATAATTCTTGGTATACTTATAATTCCATCACTAGCCAATTAGAAGAGAATGAATTGTTTAATACAAATTTCAAGAATGTTTCAGATATTGTTGCTATAGATGAAAATCATTTCATGGTGCTTCAAGATGGACTTTTATATCATATTTATGCCGATGGTAATAAATTTATTAGAACTATAATTCAAGAAAAATATTATAAAGGAAAAATTATTAATGATAACTTGAAAGTATTCAAAAATAAAGACAATTACCTTTTGAATCTAGATGATGGTTTTATTTCGTTACAATTAAAATATAAAAACAAACCCAAAACAAGCATTAAAATTGAAGCCTTCAATGAAGATGTTTTAGTAGCGAATAAATCAAAAATCAAGCATAATTCAGAGCTTCAAGTACATATTATATCGGGTATTTACGGAGCTACAAAACCTGATTTATATTATAAAATAAATGGAACAAAAGAATTTACACCGGTAAAAGAAGGGTTGATTGTTTTGAATAACCTTAGTAGTGGGTCTCATGATATTACTGTGTTTAATCATGATGGTTTACATTATAATAAAATTGCAAACTTTGAATTTATTGTTGCAAAACCATGGTATTTCTCATTTTGGATGATTCTTTTGTATTTTGTTATAATAGGAGGGATCTTATACATTTATTACAAATGGAATAAGATGCGATACATTCAAAAACTAGCATTAAGAGAAGAAGAATTAAAACATCAGAAGAAAATCTTGGAGATGGAGTTAAAAGCTGAAAATGAACTCACTAGCCAAGAATATGAAAAGCATATTTTAGAACTAGAACTACAATCAAAATCATCTGAAGTAGCAGGAAAGTCACTTTCTATTGCCAAGCAAAGTGAGATGATTGAAAATATTCAAGGTATTCTTGATACCGAAACGGATTTTAATAAACTGAAAAGCGAAATTAAAAAGGCTATAAAAATAAACGCGGTTAACAAGCACGAATGGGAAACTTTTGAAACCAATTTGAATCAAATACACAATGAATTTATTGTGAACCTTTCCAAAAAATATCCAAATCTTACTTCAAAGGATATTAAGCTTTGTATTTACCTAAAAATGAATCTTTCTTCTAAAGAAATAGCACCAATGATGAACATTTCTTTTAGAGGAGTTGAGCTACA
Above is a window of Flavobacterium sp. 123 DNA encoding:
- the xerA gene encoding site-specific tyrosine recombinase/integron integrase, whose product is MYWKAKTISHKKEKRIAVYFEKNTELITRIKQIEGARWSQSLAAWHIPDTEQNRIRFKIPPLSHIIPSAEGIEQIKKFKQWLRSKRYSESTITTYTEALKSFLVFYREKPIAEITNEDVIVYNNEYILKNNLSASYQNQIVNAIKLFFQTIQETKMMVDKIHRPKRAKLLPNVLSKEEIKLILNAHSNIKHKTMLSLIYSCGLRRSELLNLKPADIDSKRGIVIIRQAKGKKDRIAPLSPKILEMLREYYVISKPKTWLFEGQNIGEHYSEQSLQSVLKQALQKVGNTKPVTLHWLRHSYATHLLENGTDLRYIQELLGHSSSKTTEIYTHVSTKSIQQIKSPFDDL
- the dnaK gene encoding molecular chaperone DnaK, coding for MGKIIGIDLGTTNSCVSVMEGNEAVVIPNAEGKRTTPSIIAFVEGGEIKVGDPAKRQAVTNPTKTIASIKRFMGHSFAEITEEAKRVPYSVVKGDNNTPRVDIDGRLYTAQELSAMTLQKMKKTAEDYLGQTVTEAVITVPAYFNDAQRQATKEAGEIAGLKVMRIINEPTAAALAYGLDKKGKDQKIAVYDLGGGTFDISVLELGDGVFEVLSTNGDTHLGGDDFDQTIIDWLADEFKTEEGIDLRLDPMSLQRIKEAAEKAKIELSSSAETEINLPYVTATASGPKHLVKKLTRAKFEQLSDSLVKRSMAPVAKALKDAGLSTSDIDEVILVGGSTRMPRIADEVEKFFGKKASKGVNPDEVVAIGAAIQGGVLSGDVKDVLLLDVTPLSLGIETMGGVMTTLIESNTTIPTKKSQVFSTAADSQPSVEIHVLQGARAMAADNKTIGRFHLDGIPPAPRGVPQIEVTFDIDANGIIKVSATDKGTGKSHDIRIEASSGLTAEEIERMKKDAEANADSDKIARERAEKLNEADGMIFQTESQLKELGSKLSDENKVAVEYALTELRMAHQSQDIPAIQTALDNINAAWKKATEAMYAQGEQGQADAQPQGDAAQGDNVEDVEFEEVK
- the corA gene encoding magnesium/cobalt transporter CorA, whose translation is MRKIKYRKGRKLQPYSLEYTGIHKDKESEMQLFVYDSFEVTEYEDFKVFDLDKLVIPQKTNWLNIHGLNNLALIQAIGGHFDIDNFMLADILNTTRRTKLEESHDSLFFNIKSLLPTEHSDNISVEQISFLMKDGVLISFQEKRSDFFTHIRERIRTHSGIVRSKKADYLLYILLDAIMENFYITIENEEDKVEELINLSKRSTDPIILEKIEKHRDNFNFLKRSIIPLRDSLYDIKSIKDDNVFNIMEADNFSFFARLHQKSLELLEQIDSDMGSLESASNFFFSAQTHKMNEIMKTLTIVSALFIPLTFIVGVYGMNFENMPELKYQNGYYAIVAIMVLISIGMVVYFKKRRWF
- the pta gene encoding phosphate acetyltransferase — encoded protein: MNKAIYIATSEQNCGKSIISLGLMSLLIGKTAKVGYFRPIIEDFEEGGLDNHIETILSHFGLDIEFEEAYAITKSKLIKKKNKGKIGEVIDLIIEKYKRLEERFDFVLVEGTSFMGEGTAIELDINVLIAKNLGIPTIIVGSGVGKTLEELIDSLYLVYDSFKMKEVEVLAVIANKVRPENVDLVTEGLQKNLPKGVLINSIPVISSLNNPTVQEIVNELNANVLFGSAYLNNQTSNFSVGAMQLCNYLVHLKESSLVITPGDRADIILGALQANESVNYPSIAGIILTGNILPEKSILKLIEGLSPIVPIIAVEEGTYYITNKIGSIKSKIYANNKQKIATSINTFEKYVDLDTLAQKLITFEAEGMTPKMFQYNLVKRAKKHRKHIVLPEGNDERIIIAASRLLAMDVVDISIIGNKKQIENKVAELGLDFDFSKVDIINPIESKCYDDYVNTYYELRKAKNVSMAMAKDLMEDVSYFGTMMVYKGHADGMVSGAAHTTQHTILPALQFIKTKPNCSVVSSIFFMCLEDRVSIFGDCAINPNPTAEQLAEIAISSADSSLAFGIEPKVAMLSYSSGSSGKGDEVDKVRLATEIVRQKRPDLKIEGPIQYDAAVDLEVGQSKMPNSEVAGHASVLIFPDLNTGNNTYKAVQRETGALAIGPMLQGLNKPVNDLSRGCTVDDIINTVVITAIQAQGL
- a CDS encoding acetate/propionate family kinase; translation: MKIVIINSGSSSIKYQLIDMPSSAVICSGMIDRIGLESSNLSYVTDAVKVEENLPIANHKIGLEKIAQLLMDDKVGVIKSTSEIEAVGHRVVHGGSSFSNTVIINDEVNEKIKQLFDLAPLHNPANLEGIIVASAIFDTAKQVAVFDTAFHQTIPVVAHKYALPNYLLTENKIRVYGFHGTSHKYVSEKAIHYLKEKTTAKASKIITIHLGNGCSMTAIKDGKSIDHTLGFGPMNGLIMGTRSGDVDQSVIFYLVNTLGYSIDAVSTMLNKQSGMLGLTGYSDLRDIEANAAQGNAECQLALDMNAYRIKKFIGSYSAVLNGLDAIVFTAGIGENSSYIRKLVCTDMDYFGLDLDDAKNEVRSKEIREINTSDSKTKILVIPTNEEIEIANQVYDLLLS
- a CDS encoding histidine kinase; translation: MKTKLLHILFFILTTVQLSAQELLPFVENYSKSDYQGDNQIWSVTQGNDNAMYFANNYYLLRYDGVKWEKNTLPNKTIIRSIMVDGDKIYSGSYKEFGYWTRKDGKMSYVSISKGKKIFDENNNEEIWKIFKFQNKIYFQSFNSLFLFDGKTIKEKKFPFLASYCFVVDDQLLIASVEKGVYKINHGQIEKINGWDVLENNVIHSIQKYQNRTYFFTKKNGVYIYENGVMSSWKNPLNDILKAANINIAQFIRNNKLIIGTANKGVYVYDLNTNSYKNINRNNVLMNNSILSIGQDKENDLWLGLDNGIAHIEVNSPISIFYDSSGILGSVYSVASTPKGYLMASNHGVFKYENKQLSLVSNSQGQAWNINKINSKYIIGHNEGTFIYEDGLFYKLSTVNGGWNMIKSSINSSYLQATYSGVIIYNDVTNLTKHIVVKGLLKPIKYLAQNRKNEIWAADNNRGLYRILYNDAYETTKVENVSQRSNIKNDFGVKIFEFRNEILFLIHNSWYTYNSITSQLEENELFNTNFKNVSDIVAIDENHFMVLQDGLLYHIYADGNKFIRTIIQEKYYKGKIINDNLKVFKNKDNYLLNLDDGFISLQLKYKNKPKTSIKIEAFNEDVLVANKSKIKHNSELQVHIISGIYGATKPDLYYKINGTKEFTPVKEGLIVLNNLSSGSHDITVFNHDGLHYNKIANFEFIVAKPWYFSFWMILLYFVIIGGILYIYYKWNKMRYIQKLALREEELKHQKKILEMELKAENELTSQEYEKHILELELQSKSSEVAGKSLSIAKQSEMIENIQGILDTETDFNKLKSEIKKAIKINAVNKHEWETFETNLNQIHNEFIVNLSKKYPNLTSKDIKLCIYLKMNLSSKEIAPMMNISFRGVELHRYRLRKKLNLVQEENLSKFLLTI